A segment of the Candidatus Methanomethylicota archaeon genome:
ATTAATTACTAATTCTCTAATACGAGTAGCGGCTATGGCAGATTTTAGAGCAATTCTCCTTTCCTTCTTATTTATTCTTTCATGGATTATTTTTTCTACTTTAGGTGGAAATGCCAATCTGCCACCTACAACATTCGGTACAAAAGCTGCACGAAGACCTCCTTTTATACGAGGGACTCTAGCTAAATCTAATCCAACACCCAGACTCTCAGCAGTAGTCCTCTTTCCAGCCATTGGATCTCTTCCTTTTGGTTGAATTCTTGCAGTTATATATGATATTACTGCTCTTCTTATTAAATCAGGTCTAACTTCTTCAAAAAATACATTTGGTAACTTTATTTCTCCTTTAATACTACCATCTATAGAATAAATAGGAACTGACATATTTTAAACCCCCTGTTTTGAAGAAAGACTTATTGTAACTATCTTAGGAGGTTGAATTACTGGTTGTTTAGCTCTAATTGCACATCTAAATCTAATCAATCTTTTTGCTGAACCAGGAATAGAACCTGCTACTATTACGTAATCTCCTCTTACAAGTCCATAATGTAGAAAACCACCAGCAACATTAATTTCTGAAGGATTATCCCCAACTTTTAAAATTATTTTATTATATTCAGTTCTTTGATGAAAGCCCATTTTTCCAGGACGGGGAACAGTAAACATCATACTTGGAGAAGATGGACTTATTGCTCCAACGACTCTATGCCCCTTCCTATGTTTATGCCACTTAGGAAGTATTTTTACACCAAATCTTTTAACAGCACCTGCAAAACCCTTTCCTTTTGTAACTGCTATAACATCAACTAACATTCCTTCTTTAAAGAATTCTTTTGCTCTTATTTCTTTTCCTAAAATACTTTTAGCATATTCGTATATTGCTTTTATATTATCTCCTCCAATTTTAATTTCTAAAATCTCAGGAGTTTTCTTTCCAATACCACTTTTATGAGGTTGTGTTAAAGCAAGAATTCTTATGTCAGAAATTTTATCAAGATTTTCTTCTATCTTCTTTTGATTTTCTGAAAAATCTTCATCTTTTGGAATAGTAAGTACTCTATCAGCATATTTTGGTAGAGGTAATTTTAAGAATTCTCCAAAAGTTTTTAATCCCTTATGAGTTTTAACATAAGCTCTTATACCAAATATATAAATTGGAGGGGTCTCTACTACAGTCACAGCCTTAACAACTTCTCTACCATAAAGTGGACTTTTTGGTTTATTATCAACCATAACAATATGAGTCATTCCAACTTTATATCCAGCAAATCCTAATAATGTTGGTGCTCCTTTAACTTCTGGCCAATTTCTTATTCTACCAGTAATTCTTCTAGCTCTTACTCTAGGATAATACATTAATGAGCCTCTTCTTGGCGCACTTTTCTTTCTATGTCCCATTTCATTTCCCCTTCGTACTTCGATAGAGTATGAGAACTAAAATATATTTCTATCCATCATTAAAAAAGTTCAATAATTGAAATAATTGCTAAAGATATTATTAGAGCTTCTTCTGTCCTTATTGTAACAGTTCCTTGATTTGGAACCATATTAACAATTAAATCTGAAATACTATTTATATCAATTGATTCTTTTTTTAAAATTTCATGCAATCCTTCATATGGAGAACCAAATAGAATTGCAATTTTTTTCCCTAATTTTAAAATATTTTTAATTTTATCAATAACTAAATTTATAGGAGTGCCAAGTCTTGATGTTGAGATAATATGATCATATTTAAAATTTCTTAAATGATGACCTAATCCTTTCATATCAATATGAACTTCATAACCCCAATAATATGGAATATCTTCTTTTTTTATAGGAATCCACAAATCTCCTTCTTTTTTCATAGATACTCTTTTATTTTGTGGAAGTTGAAAAGGGCAATCTATTGGTTCTTTTAAACCAATATCTACTATTGCCCCCTTATCCCAACTTTTAAGTACAAATCCTTCTCTAAACTCTATATCAGAGTCCAAAGTTGGATGATGTGGAGTTCTTAGAGGTGGTATTAAACCAGCATATTTTAAATTTGGAGATATTGGAAAAATATAACGTCTTAAATATTGAGGAGTTTCAGCATATTCTAAAAGTTCTTTCATTAATAAAGCATCCTTTTTATTACCATAATTATCAGCATATATTACTACTTCATTTACTCTATATATTGAAACTGCTCTTGCAATAATGCCTGTAATTATAGTTTTTTCAATTAACGTATCAACAATCGAGAGAATAGAAGATGGGATGCAAATAGTTAAGTTATAATTCCTCTTTGGTGGAAGTGTCATTTCTTTTTCTTTTCCTTCTCTTTTTCTTCTTTTGATATTGATTCAAGTATTGTTGTTCTTTGTCTTCCTCCCATATGATCACCTAATAAAAAATATAAACTAAAAAATTTATTTTTACCTTTTGTATATTTGAATATGGCCGATGATGAAATTGCCGAGTTCGAAGTTAAAGATGCCGAGGGAAAATTCAGAGGCCATGCTATAAAGGGGATAATCATGGAAATTGATAGGAAAGATTTAATTCGAATAATAAAATATGCAAAAAAATTTTGTGAAGATAGGTGTCCAGCAGAGAGAGATCCTGATGTATGCTTAGCATTAATTGAAATATGTAGAGATTTAAATATAGAACCTCCTGCATGTGTAGAAGAGACTGGGGGTTTTGTTAAATCTTATTTCATAGCAAAAATAAGAGAAATAGAAGCAAGATGGAAGAAAAATGTTAGAGAAGTAATTAAAGAAATAGAGATTAGAGGAGCGAGACATTTTGAAGAAGAACTTGACAGAATGGAGGCAGAATTTGCATTAAGAGCAATAAAAGCCATAGATGATAGAATACTTGAAAAAGAATTAAGAAGAAAACTTTAAAACATTTTTTCCATTAGGAGGGCAATAATTGGAAAAACTTTATTCACCAAAAGACATAGAAGAAAAGTGGCAAAAGCTTTGGCTTTCGCCAGAATATTATGATGTATTTAAATTTAAAAATGATGGAAGGCCAACTTTTGTAATAGACACACCTCCACCTTTTACATCTGGAGAACTCCATATGGGTCATGTATACTGGTGTATATTAAATGATACAATAGCAAGATACAAGAGAATGAAAGGATTTGATGTTTTATTGCCACAAGGATGGGATTGTCAAGGGCTACCAACTGAACTTAAAGTACAATATAAGTGGAAGATTCCTAAGGAAAATAGAGAGCTTTTTAGAAGTAAATGCATTGAATGGACAAATATTATGATAAGTAAAATGAAGGAAGGTATGATAAAAATTGGTTATAGACCAGATTGGGAACAATTTGAGTATAGAACAATGGATAAAGAGTATTGGAAAATGGTACAATATACATTAATATTAATGTATGAAATGGGACTAATATATAAAAAGGAATTCCCAGTCCATTGGTGTAGTAGATGTGGAACTGCCCTTGCTCAAGCAGAAACTGGTTATATTCAAAAAAAGGGAAAGTTATATTATATAAAATTTAAGCTTGATCAAGAATCTATAATAATTGGAACGACACGACCAGAACTTCTTAATGCATGTGTAGCTATTGCAATTAATCCAAATGATGAAAGATACAAGAATATTTTAGGAAAAGAAGCTGAAGTTCCAATATTTGGACAAAAAGTTAGAATAATTCAAGATGAAGCTGTTGATCCTAAGTTTGGAACTGGAATAGTAATGATTTGTACTTATGGAGATGAACAAGATATAAAGTGGCAACAAAAATACAATCTTCCAATAATAAAAGCAGTAGATGAAGATGGTAGAATAATTAATGCAAAAGAATATACTGGATTAAAAATTGAAGAAGCAAGAGAGAAAATTATTGAAGATTTAAGAAAATTAGGATTTTTAGTAAAAGAAGAGGAAATTTTGCATAATGTATTAGCCCATACTGAAAGATCCGATTGTATGACGCCAATAGAGTTTTTAGTAAAAGATCAATGGTTTGTAAAATCCAAGGATTTTAAAGAAATTATGAAAGAAGAAGCTGAAAAAATTCAATGGATACCAAAGTATATGAAACAACGCTTGATAGATTGGATAGATAATATAGAATGGGATTGGGTAATTTCAAGACAAAGAGTTTTTGGAACACCTATACCTTTTTGGTATTGTAAAGATTGTGGTTTTATAATACCACCAAAAAAAGAAGATTTACCAGTAGATACTAGTAAGGATAAACCTCCAATAAGTAGTTGTCCAAATTGTAATAGTAAAAATATTAGTGGAACTAGTGATGTTTGTGATTGTTGGATAGATTCCAGTATTACTCCATTAATAATTACTAAATTCTTAAAAAATAATGAAGTTTTTCATAAAACTTATCCAGTTGATATAAGACAACAAGGACATGACATAATAAGAACTTGGTTGTATTATACAATGCTTAGATGTAAAATTTTAACAGGAAAGGGGCCATTTAAAAGTGTAGTAATAAATGGTCACATACTTGGACCAGATGGTTCAAGAATGTCTAAATCTAAAG
Coding sequences within it:
- the rpl4p gene encoding 50S ribosomal protein L4, which gives rise to MSVPIYSIDGSIKGEIKLPNVFFEEVRPDLIRRAVISYITARIQPKGRDPMAGKRTTAESLGVGLDLARVPRIKGGLRAAFVPNVVGGRLAFPPKVEKIIHERINKKERRIALKSAIAATRIRELVINRGHKIKDNISLPIVVSDEVKNLKKAKEFRTFLSNLSLLEDVIRAKKRVKERPGKGKYRGRRWKKAKSILFVTDELNPPVRLALRNFPGVDFATVNLLNVELLAPGGNPGRLTIWTESAIKKLGEIFG
- a CDS encoding 50S ribosomal protein L3: MGHRKKSAPRRGSLMYYPRVRARRITGRIRNWPEVKGAPTLLGFAGYKVGMTHIVMVDNKPKSPLYGREVVKAVTVVETPPIYIFGIRAYVKTHKGLKTFGEFLKLPLPKYADRVLTIPKDEDFSENQKKIEENLDKISDIRILALTQPHKSGIGKKTPEILEIKIGGDNIKAIYEYAKSILGKEIRAKEFFKEGMLVDVIAVTKGKGFAGAVKRFGVKILPKWHKHRKGHRVVGAISPSSPSMMFTVPRPGKMGFHQRTEYNKIILKVGDNPSEINVAGGFLHYGLVRGDYVIVAGSIPGSAKRLIRFRCAIRAKQPVIQPPKIVTISLSSKQGV
- a CDS encoding RNA methyltransferase, with translation MTLPPKRNYNLTICIPSSILSIVDTLIEKTIITGIIARAVSIYRVNEVVIYADNYGNKKDALLMKELLEYAETPQYLRRYIFPISPNLKYAGLIPPLRTPHHPTLDSDIEFREGFVLKSWDKGAIVDIGLKEPIDCPFQLPQNKRVSMKKEGDLWIPIKKEDIPYYWGYEVHIDMKGLGHHLRNFKYDHIISTSRLGTPINLVIDKIKNILKLGKKIAILFGSPYEGLHEILKKESIDINSISDLIVNMVPNQGTVTIRTEEALIISLAIISIIELF
- a CDS encoding valine--tRNA ligase, which gives rise to MEKLYSPKDIEEKWQKLWLSPEYYDVFKFKNDGRPTFVIDTPPPFTSGELHMGHVYWCILNDTIARYKRMKGFDVLLPQGWDCQGLPTELKVQYKWKIPKENRELFRSKCIEWTNIMISKMKEGMIKIGYRPDWEQFEYRTMDKEYWKMVQYTLILMYEMGLIYKKEFPVHWCSRCGTALAQAETGYIQKKGKLYYIKFKLDQESIIIGTTRPELLNACVAIAINPNDERYKNILGKEAEVPIFGQKVRIIQDEAVDPKFGTGIVMICTYGDEQDIKWQQKYNLPIIKAVDEDGRIINAKEYTGLKIEEAREKIIEDLRKLGFLVKEEEILHNVLAHTERSDCMTPIEFLVKDQWFVKSKDFKEIMKEEAEKIQWIPKYMKQRLIDWIDNIEWDWVISRQRVFGTPIPFWYCKDCGFIIPPKKEDLPVDTSKDKPPISSCPNCNSKNISGTSDVCDCWIDSSITPLIITKFLKNNEVFHKTYPVDIRQQGHDIIRTWLYYTMLRCKILTGKGPFKSVVINGHILGPDGSRMSKSKGNVIMPEEGISKYGADALRQALLLLTLGSDFPFRWEPVKYGKSFLQKLWSSVRFASQFINNKIELDNKKLNDIDKWIISRLRNTISIVSEAMENYQFHIAVDTLQQFYWHDFCDQYIEAVKPRLYNSNNKDLDTAIAVMYKIIWIFIRMFAPICPHITEEIYHRIFKNFEGFTSIHSTTFPTLEELPEVDGNEGEKVIKIIAKIRTKKVDKKIPLSAPVKYVIIRDKNELLKTYKKNEWLIKEVLHIEKIEFLEGEPSIELE